The Pseudomonas wenzhouensis genome has a segment encoding these proteins:
- a CDS encoding MerR family transcriptional regulator, with protein sequence MLEPSHNDELPVIPGKRYFTIGEVSELCAVKPHVLRYWEQEFPQLNPVKRRGNRRYYQRQDVLMIRQIRALLYDQGFTIGGARQRLSGDEAKDDTTQYRQLIKQMVAELEDVLYVLRK encoded by the coding sequence ATGCTGGAACCAAGTCATAACGACGAACTACCGGTAATTCCCGGCAAACGCTACTTCACCATTGGTGAGGTCAGTGAACTCTGCGCGGTCAAACCCCACGTTCTACGTTACTGGGAGCAGGAATTCCCACAACTGAACCCGGTAAAGCGGCGGGGTAACCGTCGCTATTACCAGCGTCAGGATGTGCTGATGATTCGGCAGATTCGTGCACTTCTGTACGATCAAGGCTTCACCATCGGTGGCGCACGTCAGCGTCTTTCCGGTGACGAAGCCAAGGACGACACCACCCAGTATCGTCAGTTGATCAAGCAGATGGTCGCCGAGCTAGAGGATGTGCTGTACGTGCTGAGGAAGTAA